Within the Candidatus Firestonebacteria bacterium RIFOXYD2_FULL_39_29 genome, the region AAAAAACTTTACATATATAACTTGCTTTTTCACTAAACCTCCTAAATTTAATTAATTATTATATTATACACTTAAAATTCATTACAATCAATATAACGTCTGATTTCTTCAAAGAAGTGAACAACAGATTAAATTACAGACATGACTTAAATGCTCTTTTTTCCGTTATTATAATATCCAATCTCTGGTCATTCTTTTCATTCGGAATACTTTTAAGCAGTTGAAAATTAAAAGCAAGTCCGACCTTAATTGCCTTCATTTTTTTTAAAAAACGGTCATAAAAACCGCCGCCATATCCAAGCCTATTTCCATCGCAATCAAAACCAACAACCGGAACAATGATTATATCCATATTACGACCGCGAAATAGCCCCTTACATCCTTTCTTTGGCTCAAGAATGCCATATTTAGACCTCTCAAGACTGTCGGGAAATTCCCTTATCCTGACTACACTTAGCCGTCTATTCTTAATGTCAGCTAGAGGTACAAATATTTCTTTTTTTATTTTTAACGCTTTACTTATCATTCTATGCGTAAACACCTCATTATTAAAAGACACATAAAACATTACTTTTTTGGCTTTTTTGAATTCAGGAAGAGAGAAGAGTTTTTTCATTATTACCTTGCTTTTACAGTTGATAACTGAGGGTTTTTGAAGCGATCTTATTTTCTTAAGCTTTTGTCTCAGCCTCTTTTTTATCAGAGACTTACCAAGGCTAATTTTTCTCATAAATTGCCTTTTTATACTCAATTATTGCCTTCTGCAAACTTTCCAGAGAATCACTCACTACTATCTTATTGCCATTTGTCAGATGAATGATAGTATCACCATGATGCTCAACTATTTCTATCAGGTCAACATTTACCAGGATCTCAGCTCCGTTAATTCTCTTAAGTTTTATCATTTATCTTCCTAATATTTCAGATTATCTTACTCCCACTGCAAATATCCTTTTTTCCAGGCATACACGAGACCCAGGATTAAAATACCAAGGAATAAGGTCATTTCTATAAACGCAAATAATCCAAGCTCCTTAAAAACTACAGCCCAGGGATAAAGGAATATTACTTCCACATCAAAAATAACAAAAAGTATTGCAAAAAAATAATATCTCATGTTAAACTGAATCCAAGCTCCGCCAACAGGTTCCTCACCGCATTCATAAGTAGTTTCTTTCTCGTAGCCGGGCTTTGAATCCCTGACCAGGAATGCAGTCACCAGACCTCCGACAGTAAAACCCAGAGCTATAACAAAAAATATAAAAACTGCAAGATATTCATTTATCATAAGTCTTTTTCCGCCTTAACTCCCGATAGTTCAAGAATTTTTGGGACTTTATCATCCCAGCCTAAAGGCATCAAATGTACACCCTGGCAGTAAGGCTTTAAATCTTTTATTAATCTTGCAGATATTTCAATACCTGTTTGACCTGACTTGGTCTTTTCTTTATCTTTCTTTAATTCTTCGATTAAATTGTCCGGGACATGAATGCCTGCTACATTCTCATTCATAAACTTTGCCATTCCGGCACCTTTAAGCACAACGATTCCGACATAAACAGGCACCCCAAACTGCTTTACTCTTTTCATGAACTTTTCAAACTTATCAACTTCATACACTGCCTGAGTCTGAAAGAATTCAATACCAGCATTTATTTTCTTCTCCATTTTAAAGAGCTGAGGATCCAGAGGCTCCGCGCACGGAGATACAACTGCACCTTTACAAAACCTGGGGGGTTCGCCTTCCAAAGCATTCCCTGCCAGATCCTTGCCTTCTTCCAGTTGTTTTACCATATAAGCTAAGGACACCGAATCCAGATCAAATACGGGCTTTGCATCTTTATGATCACCTAAAGTAGTATGATCTCCCGTGAGGAGTAACAGGTTTTCTATTCCAAACAAAGCAGCGCTGAGAATATCTGATTGCAAAGCTAAACGGTTCCTGTCTCTGCAGGTAACCTGAAATACCGGCTCAATGCCTTTTTCTTTTAGAGCTTTACACATAGCCAATCCGCCAAGTCGCATGACTGAAGATTGATTATCCGTAACATTAATTGCATGAACATAAGGCCAAACAACTCCGGCCTCATGAAGAGCTTTCTCTATATGAAAACCCTTAGGCGGTCCAAGTTCAGAGGTAACAACAAACCTCCCCATTTTTGTGATTTCAGTAAATCTCATAAAGCCTCCTTCCAAATAATAATTACTAAGTACTAATGGCTAATGCAGACTGTGTCGCAATTACATTTTCGATCTGACGTACCACAATAGGTTGTAGTTGCTCGATTCATCGAGCGTACCTATTGCGCCTGATGAATCAGGCAACTACATTGCGACACAGTCTGAATTACTAATTAATGAACGCCAACCATAAACCGTTGGCGATTATATTTATAACTTATTTTCTTTTAAACATTTAACGGATGCTTTTGTCCGTTTACCTCAAATTGTCAATTGTAAATCGTAATTCGTAAATTTCTTTACTGACTTTTCTTGTAATCGCGGATACTGATCATTTCTTTTAAATTTTTGTCACTTTCATTTATAGCCAACATCCTGTTAAATATTCTTTCCCAGCCGCATTCTTTATTTTTTGAAACTTCGCACTTTCCATTTTTCGCTCCGCCGCATTGACCATTTAAAAGTCCCTTGGAGCATGCTGTTACAGGACATATCCCGACAGTATATCCCAACATGCATTCTCCGCACTGCTCGCAATCGCAAGAAGAAGGTGTAAATCCTGAGAAACCCGGGACATAAAATGTGTCACAACCGGAAAGAACTACTTTATCAGGAAGCAGACCGGCAAAAGTCTGAACACCTACTCCGCAGGAAAATATAACTACCGATACTGCCGCTGTAATTTCATTTTTATGAATGTCTAATCTCTTTCTTGTATACTCTTCATTGCACAAGTAGTCCAATTTTATCTCGCCGGATATATTCAATTTGGCAGCTTTTAGCTCTTCCTTGAGCGTTTCATATTCTTTTTCCGCAAAATGAACTTCTTTACAGCCAAAACAAGCGATCAATAATATTTCACCTTTAAGAAAAGGCAGAATTTCTTCTTTCTTTTTAACTTGAGTGATCAACATTACTTTTTTATCTCCCGCAGCATTTTCTTTGACTTTTTAAATATTTCGACCATATGTGATTTAGAAGAACAAATCTCCTCGCAGCAACCGCACTCGATGCAATTCATTATGCCTTCTTTTTCTATTTTAACCCAATTTTCAGCTTTGGCATAGAAAACAAGTTTATGCGGTTTCAGCTCCATCGGGCAAACATTAACGCATCTGCCGCATTTAATACAAGGTTCTTCCGTCAGATCATCTTTCTTTTGAACTACCGCAATACCGTTTGTACCTTTAATTACTGGCACTTCATAATCATTTTGAGTAAAGCCCATTACGGCTCCGCCCATTTTAAGTTCGAATTTTTCAGGTACTTTTATACCGCAGACCTTGATTATATCAGATACAAGCATTCCTATAGGTACTTCATAGTTCCCGGGTTTAGAAACACCTTCACCTGCTACTGTAACTACTCTGCTGACAAGCGGCATTCCTGAATATATTGAATCGTATACAGCACAAGCCGTTCCAATATTATTTACTATTACACCGACATCCAAAGGAAGACCGCCAAGAGGAACTTCCCGTCCCAAAATCCTTTTTATAAGCATTCTCTCTGCGCCTTCAGGATATTTAGTTTTTACCGAAACTATTTCAACAGATGTTTCTGCTTTACACTTTTCTTTAAGAGCTTCCAGCGCTTCAGGTTTATTATCCTCTACAGCAATAATTCCTTTTTTAACACCTGCAGCTTTCATAAGCAGCTTAAATCCCATGAGGACTTTCCCGGGTCTCTCAACCATCAATCTAAAATCAGCATTAAGCAGAGGTTCGCATTCACAGCCATTCAACAAAATAGTGTCCACGGGTTTGTTTGAGCTCAATTTTATATGCGAGGGGAACTGCGCCCCTCCCATCCCGACAATACCGGCATTTTTTATTGCAGAAATTATACTTTCTTTCGAGCAGCTCTCAAGAGTCCCTTTTGGAATAATAGAAGGATCCTGTTCGTTTTTCATGTCATTTTTTATGCCAATTGTTAAAACGTCAAAAGGAAGCAAAGGATGTTTTCGCGGTTCCACAAAAATAACTTCTCCTGAGACACCGGAATGAACAAAAGCTGTAACCATCGCTTTTGAATCGCCTATTTTCTGTCCGACTTTAACTCTATCACCTATTTTTACAAATGGTTCACATATTACGCCGGCATGCTGCTGAAGAGGGATATAAACATATTCGGGAGGAGATATCTTCTCAATGGCTATTTTTGCGGTAAGTTCTTTTCTTTCCTCAGGATATATTCCGCCGTAGAAACCTTCATTTCTCTTTGCCTGTATGAATTTGACATAGGAATCAACAAAGTCTGCACTGTTTTTATTATAATTTCGCAGTTTTGGCAACTGTTCAATAAATATATTTTGACGATTTTGACAGGCTAAACGATTATAAATATTTTCCCAGGCACAATCTTTTTCTTTTGATACTTCACACTTGCCTTTTTTTGCACCGCCGCAGGGCCCGTTAATTAATCCCTTACTGCAATCCACAACAGGGCATATGCCTCCGGTAACACTGAGATAACACTCCCCGCAGGCACCGCATTTTTCCACACCTAAGGTAATCCCGTGAAAGCCGCCTTGAAAGACGGAATCACAAACAGTCAACACAGGAATATTTAGCTGTCCGGCAACGGTTTGAACACCTACCCCGCAAGAGATAACAGCAACTGCATCCGCATTATTAATATCCTGCATTACATTTTTTAATAACTTACCGGTAAGATATTCATTACAGAGGAAATCCATGTGCATAAATCCTACCGTGGTTTTTCCGGATTCATTGAGGAGTTTATTTAACTCAGCAGTTTCTGGTTCAACATCCAGGGCAAATTCATTAAAGCATTTATTACAAGAGATGATATAAATTCTTTCTTGTCCTGCAAGTATCTCCAGTATCTCTTCTTTACTCTTTAGCTTGTATTTCGTGTAATCAGTTTTTTGCATATTAAGAGTATTTTTTGTATTCCGAATCAAGCTTAAACCTGACTTTCGGATCCTTTCCGTATTCTATTACCGCAGGCTTTCCCCCGTTCATAATAGAGAGCCTGCCGGCCTCCATCACCAGTTCATTATAATAACTGTTAGCCGGAGTGGCAACTACACCTTCTTTATCTATTTTCATGATTATATTTTTCTTTTCTTCTGTACTCTTCCCCTCTTCCACCCTTAGAGCAGATAAAATATTAGCTTCTATTGATCTATAGCCATACCCTACCGGCTCATAACCTTCCCCTCCGTGATAAACCATCTGAAAGTATTCAGGATTGGTCTCATAATAAAATTTATCATCAGGATCATTTCCCTTCGTCAGTACGGAATGTTTAACCCCTCTGAACTGGTCAGAGTGGGATATCATTCCGCCCATATCCTTATTTTGTGTATGAAGAACCATTCCCTGGGTATTTCCGCCCGGACCCTGATCAGGATAGCCAAAACCGTTGACCACATTTAAGCAGGCTCCATTATTCCAGAGCACCCGGCCGTCAGTCCAGAGAAAACCTTCATTACCGTTGGGATACTTATCAGGAATTCCATATACCGAGACTTCTACCGGAAGGAGCCCGGTAATAAAAGCCACTAAGTCAATATAATGACAGCCTACATAAGAAAAAGCATCGGAATTCTTTAAAGTACACCAATTTTGAAAATTCGAATGTCTGTAATACCAGGGCTCAATAAGATGCGCCTGCCCTATCCTAAACTCTCCAAACTCACCGTTTTGATACCTGCGCCGGGCTATAAGACCTCTGTCATCAAACCTTTTATGATATTCCACGCCAACAAATAAACCTTTTGAAAGAGCTTCTTCTTCTATTTCCTTAGCTTCTTTGTATTTTAATACTAACGGT harbors:
- a CDS encoding 5,10-methylenetetrahydrofolate reductase; the protein is MRFTEITKMGRFVVTSELGPPKGFHIEKALHEAGVVWPYVHAINVTDNQSSVMRLGGLAMCKALKEKGIEPVFQVTCRDRNRLALQSDILSAALFGIENLLLLTGDHTTLGDHKDAKPVFDLDSVSLAYMVKQLEEGKDLAGNALEGEPPRFCKGAVVSPCAEPLDPQLFKMEKKINAGIEFFQTQAVYEVDKFEKFMKRVKQFGVPVYVGIVVLKGAGMAKFMNENVAGIHVPDNLIEELKKDKEKTKSGQTGIEISARLIKDLKPYCQGVHLMPLGWDDKVPKILELSGVKAEKDL
- a CDS encoding 5-formyltetrahydrofolate cyclo-ligase — encoded protein: MKKRLRQKLKKIRSLQKPSVINCKSKVIMKKLFSLPEFKKAKKVMFYVSFNNEVFTHRMISKALKIKKEIFVPLADIKNRRLSVVRIREFPDSLERSKYGILEPKKGCKGLFRGRNMDIIIVPVVGFDCDGNRLGYGGGFYDRFLKKMKAIKVGLAFNFQLLKSIPNEKNDQRLDIIITEKRAFKSCL
- a CDS encoding 5,10-methylene tetrahydromethanopterin reductase translates to MLITQVKKKEEILPFLKGEILLIACFGCKEVHFAEKEYETLKEELKAAKLNISGEIKLDYLCNEEYTRKRLDIHKNEITAAVSVVIFSCGVGVQTFAGLLPDKVVLSGCDTFYVPGFSGFTPSSCDCEQCGECMLGYTVGICPVTACSKGLLNGQCGGAKNGKCEVSKNKECGWERIFNRMLAINESDKNLKEMISIRDYKKSQ
- a CDS encoding NADH-quinone oxidoreductase subunit A, with the protein product MINEYLAVFIFFVIALGFTVGGLVTAFLVRDSKPGYEKETTYECGEEPVGGAWIQFNMRYYFFAILFVIFDVEVIFLYPWAVVFKELGLFAFIEMTLFLGILILGLVYAWKKGYLQWE